CAATCGTGTTTCTGAGGCGGTCATTCAGGGTTATTTCAAAGAAATTGTCAAGATGCGACAACAACGGCAGGTCATAGGCAAGCTCGATCGCCATTACATTCTCTGTGGCTATGGCAGGACAGGGAAGCAGGTGGCCCTGGAATTTGCGGCAGAGGGTATTCCCTTTATTGTGGTAGACCAAAATCCCGATGCCCTCAGGGTGGCAGAGGAGAATGGCTATCTCACTTTGCTGGCGGATGCAACGTTGGATGAAACCCTAATTAAAGTGGGGATCGATCGGGCGGTGTGTATTGTCGCCAGTCTGCCTTCCGATGCGGAAAATCTCTACACCGTGTTGTCCGCTAAGTCCCTCAATCCCAAGATTCGGGCAGTGGCACGGGCCAGTACAGAAGAAGCCATGCAAAAGTTACGGCGGGGTGGGGCAGATGAAGTGATTTCCCCCTACATCACAGGCGGCAAACGGATGGCGGCGGCGGCTTTGCGTCCCCAGGTCATGGATTTCGTCGATGGTATTATTTCGGGCACCAACCGATCCTTCTACATCGAGGAATATGTTTTAGATGCGCGGCTGTGTTCCTTTGTGGGGCAGAGTCTGATTCAGACGCGATTTCGCTCCCGTACAGGAGCTTTGGTATTGGCAATTCGCCGCGTGGATGGGGAGTTGATTGCTGGACCGAGTGGGGAGACAATTTTGCAGGATGGCGATCGGTTGATTTGCATGGGCACGGCGGACCAGTTGCGCCAACTCAATCAATTACTCAGCAATCCAAATACAGAGGAGTTACGCCCACCCCGTCAGGCAGGGGAAGAGGAGGAATAATGTTACAAGCAGGTTTTGACTTTGGCACCTCTGGTGCCCGTGTAGTGGTGATTGATAGTGAAGATAGAGAACTGTTCACCGCCAAGACCAGCTACAACCTAGCAGATGCAACTACTTGGCAGCCTGCCCTGTATCAACTCATCAAACAAATTCCCCTGGCACTGCGGCAAGAGTTAGGAACAATCACGATCGCTGGCACTTCAGGGACTTTCGTTGTCTGTGACTCCCATGGTAACGTCCAGCTCCCCGTACAACTCTACAACGACCCCAGCGGCAGATCAGCTTTACCCCTGCTGCAGTCAATTTGTCCTGAGTCCCCTGTTGTTCTGAGCAGCACTTCCACCCTTGCCCGCTTAGTCCATCTCCGCCCCCTTTGGCAACCAGACTGGCAGTTAGTGCACCATTGCGATCGCCTTGCTTACTTTCTCCATCGGCACCAGGGAGTGACGGATTGGCACAATGCCCTCAAGCTGGGTTTTGACCCCATCACCCTTACTTACCCCCACTCCATCCTGGCACTGGGCTTTAATCTGCCCCAGGTAGTAGCCCCAGGCACGATCGTTGCCCCTATCGCCCCCCCAGTGGCTAAAGAGTTAGACATCAACCCGGACTGCCACATTACCAGTGGCACAACCGACAGTAATGCAGCGTTTCTAGCGGCAGTAGGAGAGAACTTCCAACTGGGCACGGCAGTCACTTCCCTGGGGTCAACTTTGACGGTGAAAATTCTCAGCCGTCAGCCGATTTTTAGCCGCGACTATGGAGTTTATAGCCATCGCTGGAATTACCAGGGACAAACCTACTGGCTAGTAGGAGGAGCATCTAACACGGGGGGAGCAGTCCTAGCCCACTTTTTCAGCCCCGACCAGATCGCCACCCTCAGCAGCAAAATTGACCCCGATCAACCCACTAGCTTTAATTACTATCCCCTCTTGCAACCAGGGGAACGCTTTCCCATCCCTGACCCTGACCTAGCACCCTGCCTCACGCCGAGACCCGATCGGGCGGAATTATTTCTCCAGGGCATACTCGAGGGCATTGCCCGAATTGAATGTTTAGGGTATGCAAGGCTGCGGGAACTGGGGGCAGAAGCAATCCAAGTGCTCTACACTGTGGGTGGGGGAGCCAAGAATGCTACCTGGACTGCTATACGGCAGAATTACTTAGTTGTCACCTTTTTAGCCCCCCGTCACCCTGAAGCTGCCTACGGTGCTGCCCTGCTCCCTAAAATTCATGGATGCCCGCCTTCCCCTGTTCGTACTGGTCTAACTGAATCTTGACGGGCTTGACACGCCAGATTTCCTCGCAGTATTCCCGAATTGTCCGATCGGAGGAGAACTTGCCCACCCGCGCGGAGTTGAGAATAGACATCCTTGTCCACTGGTCTTGGTTGCGGTATTGTTCTGCCACACGGTCTTGACAGTCAATGTAGGACTGATAATCAGCAAAGAGCATATAGGTATCATGGTACATGAGGGAGTCCACCAGGGGTCTGAACAAATCGGGATGCCCAGGGGAAAAGTCACCTTCCGCAATCCGATCGATGACCGTCTTCAACATCTCGTTTTCGTTGTAGTAGGTTTGGGGGTCATAGCCCTCCGCCTTCATGCGATAGACCTGCTCCGCCGTCAAACCAAACAGGAAGAAGTTCTCAGGACCCACCTCTTCCCGAATTTCAATGTTGGCACCGTCAAGGGTACCGATCGTTAACGCCCCATTCATGGCAAACTTCATGTTACCTGTGCCCGAAGCTTCCTTCCCTGCCGTCGAGATTTGTTCCGAGAGTTCCGCCGCAGGATAAATGACCTGCCCTTGGGAGACCGTGAAGTTGGGGAGGAAGACCACCTTCAAACGTCCATGGACATCGGGGTCACGGTTGACGACGTTAGCCACGGAATTGATCAGCTTGATGATCAACTTTGCCATAAAGTAACCAGGGGCAGCCTTACCACCAAACACAAAAGTCCGCGGCACAATATCGATGGCAGGATTTTGCTTAATGCGGTGATAGAGGGTGATGACATGGAGAATAGCGAGGTGTTGCCGCTTGTATTCGTGAATCCGCTTGACTTGAATGTCAAACAAGGAGTTGATATTCACCTCGATCCCTGTGTGATGCAAAATGTACTGTGCCAATCGCCGTTTGTTGTTCTCTTTGATCTGCCGCCAGCGTTGACAGAACTCCCCATCGTTGAGGAATTGTTCTAGCTGCCGCAGTTCTTCCGTGTGGGTGAGCCAGTTTCTGCCAATCTTTTCTGTGATCAGAGCCGACAGTTCAGGATTGCTCAGCAACAGCCAGCGCCGTGGTGTCACACCATTGGTCTTGTTGGTAAATTTTTCCGGCCACAGGTGATAAAAGTCCTTGAGGACATCCTTCTTCAACAACTCCGTGTGCAATGCCGCTACACCATTGACCTTGTGACTGCCCACTGTCGCCAGATGGGCCATGCGGACTTGCTTTTCCATCCCTTCTTCAATTAAAGACAAGCGTGCCACCAACTCTTCGTCCTTGGGATACCAACTTCTGATGTCTTCCAGGAAGCGATGGTTGATTTCGTAGATGATCTCCAAATGACGGGGCAGCACTCGACTGAACAAACTCACTGACCATTTTTCCAGAGCTTCTGGCATCAGGGTATGGTTGGTATAAGCAATCGTTTGTTGGGTAATCGACCAGGCTTTATCCCAGTCCATGTAATGTTCATCCACTAGCAGGCGCATCAACTCTGCCACTGCCACGGCGGGGTGAGTATCGTTCAACTGAATTGCTGCCTTTTCATGGAGATTGTCCAGAGTGGGATTCAACTTGAGATGGCGACGGATCAAGTCCTGCAGAGAGCAAGAGACAAAGAAGAATTGTTGTTCTAAACGCAGTTGCCGTCCTTGGGGGGTGTTGTCGTTGGGATAGAGAACTTTGGAGATAGTTTCCGATCGCATTTTGCTAGCCACTGCCCCGTCGTAGTCCCCCGCATTGAAGGCTTGGAAGTTAAAATCCTCCCCTGCTTCCGCTTTCCACAGGCGCAAAGTGTTGACCGTGTTGGTGCCATAGCCAGGAATAGGCGTATCATAGGGGACACCAATTACTGTCTGCTCAGGAATCCAGCGCACATGGGGTCTGCCCTTGTCATCGTGGTAGATTTCTGTATGCCCCCCGTATTTCACTTCCACCGTTTCATCAATGCGCTCAATCTCCCAGGGATTGCCACCCCGTAGCCATTTGTCGGGGATTTCCACCTGCCAACCGTCTTGGATGCTCTGATGAAAGATGCCGAACTCATAGCGAATGCCGTAGCCCATGGCAGGAATTTCTAGGGTCGCCAGGGAATCCAGGAAACAGGCTGCTAGCCGCCCCAACCCCCCATTGCCCAAGCCAGGATCGGGTTCGACTTCTAAAATTTCCTCTAGGTTCAAGCCTGACTCTGCTAATGCCTGCTTCACATTGTTGTAAATGTCTAGGTTGATCAGGCTATTGCCCAGGTGCCTGCCCATTAAAAACTCCGCTGACAGGTAGTACACCTGTTTGACGTTTTGTTCGCTGTAGGTCTTAAGGGTTTTTAGCCACCGTTGCAGCAACCTATCCCGCATTGTGTAGGACAACGCCATGTAGTAGTCCTTGGGGGTAGCAATGGACTCGTATTTACCTTGGATGAAAAATAAGTTGTCCGCAAAAGCCCGCTTGAGGGTCTCCACACTTAAACCGGTGCGGTCATCTTCAATCTGTACAGGACAGACAGTGCCATCAGCCAAGACTAGGGTGCGTTCGATTGCTTGGGTCATGATTGTTCCTCCTTAATTTAAGTGATAACCGTGGGAGCAGTGCGCCCCGTAAAGTAGGAAATTTGCCCGATCGTTTCTGCCAGGGCAATCAAGTCCTTGAGAGCTGTTTGGGCATCCTGCTGGTGTTTGTGGGGGTCCGGTTCGTACTGTTCTAGGTAAACCCTGAGGGTTGCCCCCTTGGTGCCCGTCCCCGACAGACGATAGACCAGACGGGAGCCGTCCGTAAAGCCAATTCTAATGCCCTGCTTCGTACTGACACTGCCATCAATGGGGTCGGTATAGGTAAAGTCATCGGCATAAGCCACTGTGTAGCGGGCATTGAACTGTTTACCCTGCAGCTGTCCCAAATTTGCCCGCAGGTGTGCCATGAGGTCGTTAGCCCGATCGGTGGGAATCTCTTCGTAGTCGTGGCGGGAGTAGAAATTACGCCCATAGGTTGCCCAGTGATTGGTGACAATCTCTGCTACCGATTTTTGCGTGACTGCCAGGATATTCAACCAAAACAGGATTGCCCACAAGCCGTCCTTCTCCCGCACATGGTGGGAACCTGTGCCAAAACTTTCCTCCCCGCAGAGGGTGACCCGATCGGCATCTAGGAGATTGCCAAAAAACTTCCACCCCGTCGGCGTTTCATAGCAGGGCACACCCAGTTTTTGCGCTACCCGATCGGCGGCTTGGCTTGTAGGCATTGACCTAGCGATACCCTTGATCCCCTGTCGATACCCAGGCACAACTTGGGCATAGTGGGCAAGGATTGCCAGACTGTCGCTGGGAGTGACAAAGAACTTGCGTCCTAAAATCATATTGCGATCGCCATCCCCATCGGAAGCCGCACCAAAGTCCGGGGCATCCTCCCCATAGAGCATATCCACTAACTCCTTGGCATAGACTAAATTGGGGTCGGGGTGACCACCGCCAAAATCCTCTAGGGGCTTGCTGTTAATTACTGTCCCGATCGGTGCCCCCAGGCGATATTCCAAGATATTGTAGGCATAGGGACCAGTGACGGCATGCATGGCATCCATTTTCATGTGGAAACGCCCGTTAGTCAGGAGTTCATGGATACGCTCAAAATCAAACAGCGATTCCATCAACTGCGCATAGTCACTGACGGGGTCAATCACCTCCACCACCATGTCCCCCAGCTTAGTTGTGCCCAGACGATCGATGTCTACATCCCCCGCCTCCAGGATGCGGTAGCTGGTAATGGTTTTACTTGCCTCGTAAATCGCCTCTGTAATCTTTTCGGGAGCGGGACCGCCGTTGCTGACATTGTATTTGATGCCAAAGTCGCCGTGGATACCCCCTGGGTTGTGGCTGGCAGAGAGGACAATTCCCCCAAAGGCTTGGTATTTGCGAATAAGACAGGAAACTGCGGGTGTAGACAAAATTCCCCCTTGTCCTACCATCACTTTGCCCAAGCCGTTTGCCGCTGCCATTTTGAGGATGATTTGAATTGCTGGGCGGTTGTAATAGCGTCCATCCCCCCCCACCACAAGGGTTTTCCCCTGGTAGTCCGTCAGGGTGTTAAAAATGGACTGGACAAAGTTCTCCAGGTAGTGGGGTTGCTGAAATACAGATACTGCCTTGCGTAGCCCTGAAGTACCAGGTTTTTGGTCGGAATAGGGAGTGGTGGGTACAGTGCGAATTGCCATGATGCCTCTATCTGACTTTCCCAATTCTAAGACAGGGTTCAGCCGATCGTTAAACTGTAACTATTTCTGAAGGTTTAACAAGACATTAGGAGCTGGGACTACGCAGGGCATCCAGTCGCTCGCGGTATTCATCCACGGAAATTTTACCCGATCGCAGGTCTTGGGTCAGTTGCTCGATTTGCGGTTGCAGTTCCTTTTGGCGGGCAGTAATTGCCTCTGCCTGTTGCTGGTAGCGGGCTTCCCCTTCCTGTTTGGCTTTTTTGAGGGCTTCTAGGAGCTCAAACTTGTCTATTTTGCCCCCTTCCGCGTAATACTTATTTGCTGCCTTCCCGATCGCCCAGGTTGTGGCGTAGGCAGCCGCTGCCCCTGTTACTGACCCTAGGATCGGCACTAGTTTCGCCACGTTGCTAAAGGCAATCCTGGCTCCTGTCAACGCCCAACTGCCAAACAGGGCTTTTTTCAAGTCTTCATTCTGGGCAGTGTAACCCCATTTCTCCCCGATTGTCTGGACTAAACTCAACTGATTCCAGTAAATGAGCAAATCTAAAATAATGGCTACCCCAGGGATTGGGAAAGCACCAAACACCGCCGCAAAGAAACAGGCATCCGTAATCAACTGCTCTACTTCTAGTTGCCGTTGGTTAGTGTCGGTGATACGGCGCATTTGGGTAGTCAAATCCGATCGGTTTGCCCGAGTTTCCAGATTTTCCAGCCATGCCTCATAGCCAAAGGGTTGAAAGCCAGCAAATTCTTCGGCAATGCGATCGAGGATTTTTTGTTCTGCACTACAGCAGTTGCCGTCGATGTGAGCCATGAGGTAAGCTGCTTGGTATGCCGATTCCCTGGCAGTTTCGCTGGTAATTTTCTTGAGAATCTCTTCTAGGGGGGGTGTTTCCGATAATAGTTGATCAACTGTAATCCCCTCTAGCAGCGCGAGACTTTCTAGGGACTGGATCAAGCCCTCCCGTTCTTCTTCCAAGAGCTTGCCATCTGCTTTTGCCATGTGCGCTAACAACTGGATACTAGCAATAATCTCTTCCTGGTTGATCGTTGCCATAGGTTTCCTCCCCTTCCTTGCTAGCAATACTAACGACAGTTGCTCCCCCTACCCCCCAAAAATTTAGGAAAAATTTAGGTATCCGCTGTAAAAGCACTCGTTAGATATTTGGTCAAATGATACTTTTCTCCTTTCCTCGCTACTAAAGCCACATCAAAGCGCAGGTTTTTCTCTGTTTCTGGATTCTGTGCTAAGTATGCTTGGGCACTGAGAAGCAGTTTTTGCTGTTTAGCCCCAGCAATAGCCAGGAGTCCCCCATTGTCCCAGTTCCTAGCCGATCGGGTTTTGACCTCTACAAAAATTAACCATTCTGGGTTTGTCGCAATCAGATCAATTTCCCCGTACGGACATTGCCACTTTTGCGCCAGAATTTGATAGCCCAAGGTAACTAGGTAATCCCTAACCAAATTTTCACCCCTGTCCCCTACTCTCTTCGACTCGGACACTGCCGCCCTCCCTTACCCAGGCAAAAAATAACTGATCCACTGATAGCTATCAGCACGATCGGGTTCAACGATCTCTATCATGGATGTAGTTGTTTGGACTGTCTTCTATGATCGTTGCTGCTGACTTACTGCCTGACCACAATCAACTACCTGAATCAGACGGCGCGATCGTGGAAAACTTTGCTGAACATCCCCAGAGTATCTTGCTCACCAGCGCCATTTACCCCATCCTGCAGCAACTCCATCCCGATGGATACTTCACCATAGGTCAGGACAGCGGCATCTACTGGCAAATAACCGCAGACCCCCTCACGGGCTGTGTAGCACCCGACTGGTTTTATGTCCCCAATGTGCCGCCCATGCTCGAGGGCAAATACCGCCGCTCCTATGTCCTGTGGCAGGAGAAAGTCCCACCTTTGATTGTGATTGAGTTTGTGTCAGGGGATGGCAGAGAAGAGAGAGACCAGACTCCCCCAAGCCCTGGTTGCAAGCCAGGCAAGTTTTGGGTGTATGAGCAGGGGATAAGGGTTCCGTATTATGTCATTTATGAAGTCAGCCCAGGGAGAGTGGAGGTTTATCATTTGGTCAACGATCGGTATCAGCGGCTGGGTGCCAACGAGCGGGGGGAGATATTCATTCCTGAGATGGGAGTGGGATTGGGGATATGGCGGGGGTGTTACTGTGGCATGGAGTTGCCCTGGCTGCGCTGGTATGACAGGGAGGGGAACCTAATCCCCACAGCAGAGGAGCGGGCTATATGGGAACAGCAGAGAGCTGACCTGGAGCGTCAAAGAGCAGAGTCTGAACGTCGCCGTGCTGACCTAGAGCGCCAAAGGGCGGAATTTGAGTATCAACGCGCAGAACAGGAACGACAGCAGAAGGAGAAGCTAATAGCCAAACTCCGATCGTTGGGCATCGACCCTGAGGCACTTTGACAAGAGCTGGGAAAAGGACATTACTGCTAAGTTGATAGGGGCTTTCTTTGACAGTAAAACTTGAGCCTGGGACTGTGGGACAAAAATCCTTCCAAGTTAGAGTCTGTGTGAAAGGATGTAACAATCGATCGCGCTGACAGAAATAAGTTGACTTTCCCCATCTAATACTGTAACCTGGCAAAAATGAAACAATTATGAAAAGTAGCCATGGGGAGATACCTGCTGGTGGTGGTGATAGGGTTGCTCCTGCTGGGGTGTCATAGGGGTCATACCACCGCGGACAGGAAGGTAATCCTGGCAACCTTTACGGTTCTGGCGGACATGGCGCAGACGGTGGCAGGCGAAAAAGCGATCGTTACCTCTCTTACCAAGCCAGGGACAGAAATACACTCCTACGAACCTACACCTAGTGATCTGATACAGGGTCAAGGAGTCTCTTTAATCTTGACCAATGGGTTGGGTTTAGAAGCGTGGGCGCAGAAATTTTTGCCTAGCTTGCCTAGAGTGCCTGTTGTAATTGCCAGCGAGGGAATAGCGGTTATTAATCTACAGATGGGCAAACCCGATCCCCATGGCTGGCTATCACCCCAAAATGGCTTAATTTATGTGGAAAATATTCGCCGTGCTCTTGTCCAACTTGACCCCCAGAATGCTGATACCTATAACCACAATGCAGCTAACTATAAACAGGCAATTCAACAGTTGGATGATCAGTTGCGCCAGGCAGTTGCTCAGATTCCCCCCGATCGGCGATTTATTGTCACCTGTGAGGGGGCATTTTCCTACTTAGCGCGGGACTACGGTTTACGGGCAGTTTATCTATGGGCACTCAATACAGAACAACAGGGGACACCCCGCCAAATAGAGAGGGTAATTACTACGGTCAAGGCCAACAAAATTCCCGTTGTTTTCTGTGAAAGTACGGTCAGCAAGGAGGCACAACTGGAGGTTGCCAAGGCAACGGGGGCAAAGTTTGGTGGCGTTTTCTATGTCGATTCTCTGTCAAACACTGAGGGGGAAGCACCCACCTATCTCAAGTTATTGGCACACAATATCCGAACTCTCATTAGCGGTTTACAACAATAGGAGCAATTTTTATGGAATCAATCAGCATTGCTGTGGAAAATGTGACGGTCACCTATCACGATCGTGTTGCTCTCTACCATGCTTCTTTGCAAATCCGATCGGGGATAATTTGTGGTTTAGTGGGGATGAATGGGGCAGGCAAGTCCACTTTGTTTAAGGCAATTATGGGTTTTGTTCAGCCAGTGCAGGGGCGTGTGTTAGTACAGGGTTTACCCGTGCGGCAGGCACAAAAGCGGCATTTAATTGCCTATGTCCCCCAGGCAGAAGAGGTAGATTGGCAGTTTCCCGTGACAGTGTTTGATGTGGTGATGATGGGACGTTATGGCTACATGCCTTGGCTGCGCATTCCTAGCAGGATTGACTATGAGCTAGTTAAAAGTGCCCTGTTACAAGTAGAGATGTGGGAATTGCGGGAACGTCCGATTGGGGAATTATCAGGGGGGCAAAGAAAGCGAGTGTTTTTAGGGCGGGCACTGGCACAACAGGCGCAGATATTTCTGTTAGATGAACCATTTGCAGGGGTAGATATTACCACAGAGAGATTGATTATCGATCGGTTATTGCAGCTACGGGCACAAGGGCACACAATTTTAATTTCCACCCATGACCTCACTTCCATTAAAACTTTCTGTGACCAAGTAGTATTAATTAACCGCAGTATTTTAGCTTACGGGGATACAGAGACTGTGTTTACGCCAGAGAATTTATGCCGCACTTTTGGCAACCATTTCTGTCAGCGGTCGCAAGGAGAGTAATAATGTGGGAAATGCTAGTTGCCCCTTGGCAATACGAATTTATGGTGCGGGCAATTTTGCTGAGTAGCCTAGTGGGATTAGTGTGTGGCGCTCTCTCTTGCTATATGATTCTCAAGGGCTGGGCATTGATGGGGGATGCGGTTTCCCATGCGGTTTTGCCTGGAGTGGTGTTAGCCTATGTGTTGCATTTGCCATTAGCTTTGGGAGCCTTTATATTTGGGGTGGGGTCGGTGTTAACGATCGGGTTTATTCAGTCCCAGACTCGCATCAAAGAGGATACAGTCATTGGCATTGTGTTTACAGGCTTTTTTGCTTTGGGGTTGGTATTAGTGTCACGGGTAAGCAGCACGATCGATTTAACTCACATTCTCTTTGGCAATGTTTTGGGTATTAGCAATACGGACATTTGGCAAACAGTAATTATTGGCATTGTGACCCTAGTTATTCTATTGTTGTTACGGCGCGATCTTTTATTATTTTGCTTTGACCCCACCCATGCCCGCTCGATCGGTATTAATATTGATGCACTCCACTATGTACTCTTATCTTTGTTGTCATTGACAGCAGTAGCCGGTTTACAGACAGTAGGCATTATTTTGGTGGTAGCAATGCTAATTACCCCTGGGGCGACAGCCTATTTGTTGACCGATCGGTTTGACACCATGCTGGGATTAGCGATGGTTATAGGGGTGGGGGGAGCGATTTTGGGGAATTACGTTAGTTTTTACTTAGATGTGGCAACGGGGGGCTGCATTGTAGTAGTACAAACCCTTGTGTTTATTGTGGCAATGTTTTTTGCCCCCAAGCACGGCATCCTGGGCAGAAAATTTTGGGATAGAATTTAGGTATAAGAGTTTAGTGGGCATCCATGAAAATTGCAGCGCGGAGAACGCAAGTTGGTATTGTCTTTACCCTGTTGGGGTTAATTGGGGGTGCCGCCTACTATCTCTTGTTCCAAGCCAATCCGCCGTCGGGGAGCCACAATGCCAATCCATCCCAAGGGCAGTCAGTAGTCAGTCTTGTACCCAAAGAACACCAGGTTAGTGTCTATTGGATTGAAGCGACAGAGAAGAAATTTAGGGCTGTACCCCAGACAGTCAAGGCAATTGACAACGAACAGGCGCTAGAACAGGCAATTCAACAACTGTTTACTGCTCCTCCCAGTGGTCTGTATTCGGGTATCCCCCCTGCCACGAAGCTACTGAACTTCTCTGCTAACGATCGCGATGTCTTCATCAACGTGTCCAAAGAATTTAAGGAAGGGGGGGGCAGTGCCAGCATGCTTGCCCGTGTAACCCAGGTAGTCTATACCGCTAGTAGTCTCAATCCCACTGCCAATGTGTTTATTTTGGTAGAAGGAGAACCGATCGGGACAGTCGGGGGGGAAGGTTTAGAAATCAAGCAACCCATGACTCGTCAGGATTTGCCGTTGGAGTTTTAGGCATTGTTGGCTGAGTGGAGTTGGCAGCGTCTGATTGCCCAGATGGTGGTGGTGCGTGCCTGTGGTCATCTCTACGACCGGCAACGCCAGTATCCCCAGTGGGAGTTAACTAAAGATCAACTAAAGCGCCTCATTTCTGACTACGGCATTGGGGGTGTAATTTTGTTAGGGGGCACTGCCCCAGAGGTATATTTACGTATCCAAGAACTGCAGTCCTGGGCAGAATATCCCCTGTTGATTGCGGCTGATGTGGAAGAGGGAGTGGGGCAGAGATTTGCGGGGGCGACTCGGTTTCCCCCACCGATGGCACTAGCAGGACTAGAACCCCGTCGTTGTTTTGAGTTTGGCAGAGTGACAGCAGAGGAAGCTGCCAGCTTGGGCATCAATTGGTTACTTGCCCCTGTGGCTGATGTCAACAGCAACCCCCTCAATCCTGTTATCAATGTCAGAGCCTTTGGTAGTGAACCCTATCCCGTGAGCGAGCGGGTGCGGGAGTTTATCTATGGCGCTAAACAACAGCCCGTTTTAACTACCGCCAAACATTTCCCTGGGCATGGTGATACCAAGGTTGATTCCCATCTCACTACACCAGTATTGGGCAAGAACTTAGAGCAACTGCGACAACTGGAATTTATCCCTTTCCAAGGGGCGATCGACGTAGGGGTAGATGCTATTATGACTGCCCATTTACTACTACCAGAAATTGACAACCAAGTTGCCACCATGTCCGAACTATTGTTGACGAAAATTCTACGGCAGGAGTGGGGATTTAGTGGCTTGATAGTTACCGATGCCTTAGTGATGGCAGGCATAAGGGAGCGCTACAGTTTACAGGAGATGGTGTTGGGTGCCATCAAAGCAGGTAATGATATTTTGCTAATGCCCCCTGACCCCATTGCCACGATCGAAATAATTTATCAAGCCGTCAAGCGGGGAGAAATTGATCGCGACCGGATTTATCAATCCGTTAACCGCATTTGCCAAGCTAAGGCTAAGTTAAGGCCGCCGCAGAAGATACCTGATT
This genomic interval from Pseudanabaenaceae cyanobacterium SKYG29 contains the following:
- a CDS encoding potassium channel protein yields the protein MTEQLTLSRRFQDLRRDLIGGVVAFIALGVVGVLGYRFLEGWGWLDAIYMTVITLSTVGFGEIHPLQPDGRIFTIGLILSGIVTVGYMVNRVSEAVIQGYFKEIVKMRQQRQVIGKLDRHYILCGYGRTGKQVALEFAAEGIPFIVVDQNPDALRVAEENGYLTLLADATLDETLIKVGIDRAVCIVASLPSDAENLYTVLSAKSLNPKIRAVARASTEEAMQKLRRGGADEVISPYITGGKRMAAAALRPQVMDFVDGIISGTNRSFYIEEYVLDARLCSFVGQSLIQTRFRSRTGALVLAIRRVDGELIAGPSGETILQDGDRLICMGTADQLRQLNQLLSNPNTEELRPPRQAGEEEE
- a CDS encoding FGGY-family carbohydrate kinase, encoding MLQAGFDFGTSGARVVVIDSEDRELFTAKTSYNLADATTWQPALYQLIKQIPLALRQELGTITIAGTSGTFVVCDSHGNVQLPVQLYNDPSGRSALPLLQSICPESPVVLSSTSTLARLVHLRPLWQPDWQLVHHCDRLAYFLHRHQGVTDWHNALKLGFDPITLTYPHSILALGFNLPQVVAPGTIVAPIAPPVAKELDINPDCHITSGTTDSNAAFLAAVGENFQLGTAVTSLGSTLTVKILSRQPIFSRDYGVYSHRWNYQGQTYWLVGGASNTGGAVLAHFFSPDQIATLSSKIDPDQPTSFNYYPLLQPGERFPIPDPDLAPCLTPRPDRAELFLQGILEGIARIECLGYARLRELGAEAIQVLYTVGGGAKNATWTAIRQNYLVVTFLAPRHPEAAYGAALLPKIHGCPPSPVRTGLTES
- a CDS encoding glycogen/starch/alpha-glucan phosphorylase is translated as MTQAIERTLVLADGTVCPVQIEDDRTGLSVETLKRAFADNLFFIQGKYESIATPKDYYMALSYTMRDRLLQRWLKTLKTYSEQNVKQVYYLSAEFLMGRHLGNSLINLDIYNNVKQALAESGLNLEEILEVEPDPGLGNGGLGRLAACFLDSLATLEIPAMGYGIRYEFGIFHQSIQDGWQVEIPDKWLRGGNPWEIERIDETVEVKYGGHTEIYHDDKGRPHVRWIPEQTVIGVPYDTPIPGYGTNTVNTLRLWKAEAGEDFNFQAFNAGDYDGAVASKMRSETISKVLYPNDNTPQGRQLRLEQQFFFVSCSLQDLIRRHLKLNPTLDNLHEKAAIQLNDTHPAVAVAELMRLLVDEHYMDWDKAWSITQQTIAYTNHTLMPEALEKWSVSLFSRVLPRHLEIIYEINHRFLEDIRSWYPKDEELVARLSLIEEGMEKQVRMAHLATVGSHKVNGVAALHTELLKKDVLKDFYHLWPEKFTNKTNGVTPRRWLLLSNPELSALITEKIGRNWLTHTEELRQLEQFLNDGEFCQRWRQIKENNKRRLAQYILHHTGIEVNINSLFDIQVKRIHEYKRQHLAILHVITLYHRIKQNPAIDIVPRTFVFGGKAAPGYFMAKLIIKLINSVANVVNRDPDVHGRLKVVFLPNFTVSQGQVIYPAAELSEQISTAGKEASGTGNMKFAMNGALTIGTLDGANIEIREEVGPENFFLFGLTAEQVYRMKAEGYDPQTYYNENEMLKTVIDRIAEGDFSPGHPDLFRPLVDSLMYHDTYMLFADYQSYIDCQDRVAEQYRNQDQWTRMSILNSARVGKFSSDRTIREYCEEIWRVKPVKIQLDQYEQGKAGIHEF
- a CDS encoding alpha-D-glucose phosphate-specific phosphoglucomutase; translation: MAIRTVPTTPYSDQKPGTSGLRKAVSVFQQPHYLENFVQSIFNTLTDYQGKTLVVGGDGRYYNRPAIQIILKMAAANGLGKVMVGQGGILSTPAVSCLIRKYQAFGGIVLSASHNPGGIHGDFGIKYNVSNGGPAPEKITEAIYEASKTITSYRILEAGDVDIDRLGTTKLGDMVVEVIDPVSDYAQLMESLFDFERIHELLTNGRFHMKMDAMHAVTGPYAYNILEYRLGAPIGTVINSKPLEDFGGGHPDPNLVYAKELVDMLYGEDAPDFGAASDGDGDRNMILGRKFFVTPSDSLAILAHYAQVVPGYRQGIKGIARSMPTSQAADRVAQKLGVPCYETPTGWKFFGNLLDADRVTLCGEESFGTGSHHVREKDGLWAILFWLNILAVTQKSVAEIVTNHWATYGRNFYSRHDYEEIPTDRANDLMAHLRANLGQLQGKQFNARYTVAYADDFTYTDPIDGSVSTKQGIRIGFTDGSRLVYRLSGTGTKGATLRVYLEQYEPDPHKHQQDAQTALKDLIALAETIGQISYFTGRTAPTVIT
- a CDS encoding TerB family tellurite resistance protein, whose product is MATINQEEIIASIQLLAHMAKADGKLLEEEREGLIQSLESLALLEGITVDQLLSETPPLEEILKKITSETARESAYQAAYLMAHIDGNCCSAEQKILDRIAEEFAGFQPFGYEAWLENLETRANRSDLTTQMRRITDTNQRQLEVEQLITDACFFAAVFGAFPIPGVAIILDLLIYWNQLSLVQTIGEKWGYTAQNEDLKKALFGSWALTGARIAFSNVAKLVPILGSVTGAAAAYATTWAIGKAANKYYAEGGKIDKFELLEALKKAKQEGEARYQQQAEAITARQKELQPQIEQLTQDLRSGKISVDEYRERLDALRSPSS
- a CDS encoding YraN family protein, which codes for MSESKRVGDRGENLVRDYLVTLGYQILAQKWQCPYGEIDLIATNPEWLIFVEVKTRSARNWDNGGLLAIAGAKQQKLLLSAQAYLAQNPETEKNLRFDVALVARKGEKYHLTKYLTSAFTADT